A stretch of DNA from Vanrija pseudolonga chromosome 6, complete sequence:
GATTCGGCAGCGTCTTCATCTCACTAGGCCGGATCATGCTCCCGACATgcacccacgccgcgcggagccagtggcgcggcgcgcgctcttTGGGGCCGGACGGCAGCCCTAGGCCAGCGGGGACCGTCCACACGCCCCACCAGAGCCCGCTGAGCCCGACCGCGAGGGACAGAGAGCGTGTCGACCCGCCCCCTGCCGCAACGGggatggcgagcagcgcgagcatCGCGACGCCGGAGAAGAAGCCGATGGCGACGCCCGTGCTGCTGAGCCGCGCGGTGGTCGCGGAGAACAGCGCGGCGTACTTtgccgtcgctgcgccgctgtcgtccaggagcggcgcgtcctcctccccagcCGGGgtgtcgggcggcgcgtcgacaccCCCCTCGCCATTCCCATTCGAGACCCCGTCGAGcgcagccttggccgccgccaccgtggggtcctcgcgcgccaagcCGGGCAAGAAGGCATTCGCGCACACGATGCTCGCGCCGTACGTGAAATTCCCCACGATCGTGATGGCCGCCGCAACGAGCGGGAGCCAGTGTGAAGGCCGCGACGGGATCACGAGGAAGAGCGCGCCGGTCGAGCTGCCTACCGTCGCGAAGGAAAGCAGCAGCTTCTTGCGCCAGTaggccgagtcggcgagcgcgccgatcGAGATGATGACCAGCGCTTGCGTCAAGACGGCTGCCGACTTGACGTACATCCTGCGAGCGGCGTCAGccagctgcggcgccgcACTGCGCACTGCGCGTGTGAACTAACGAGAACGACGTCGTGTCCACCCACTTGCCGAGGATGCGCGCCTTGCACACCGCCTCGGTCGTCGCTTCCAGCGCGCACGGCTTGGTGAGCTCTGGCGCCTCGAAGCCGATCTCGCGAGCCATGCCTGGGCCAGTCAGCGGGCGCCGCGGTGGGGTTGCGGGGTTGTACACTCACGTTCCAGCGTGATGGGGAGGAAGATGGCCTGGGGTTAGCTCGCTGTCACAAGGCCGCGCCCGCTCACCAGAGCACACGCCACGaacacctcggcggcgaacGCGTACGTGTACCATGCTAGCACATGGCGTTCTGGCACTTTCATGACGCCGGTGGCGATGCGACTTGTGCAATGCGGCGATGTCGAGATGAGTGCAACGGTGAGTGTCTGTCCGGTGATGGCGTGGTTTGTTGTCGCGTCATGTCCCACGGCGGTGCCTGGACCaccaaagtggaggtggcaTTGTCCAAGTCTGCTTCTGGTTCACTGTACTGCATGGACTTCATTCTAAGGAGCTACACTCCCATTGCCTATCGATTCTCTGAATTGTGTGGCTCGGTTCAATGATGCTTTACATGGTTTTCTGCACTCTTGGTTCTTGTTGTTCATGCATCTGGACGTTGTTagcacggcctcgaccccgtcACAACTCACAGTATGAGTTGCCCGCTTGGGCATAGTTGATCTGTGCAAGCTGGTCTTCCGTCATGCGCTCCTGGTACTTCTCGTGCGTGCGCTTGAAGGAAGCGATGCAGCTGCGAATGGTGGCAGAGATGGGCATGGGCTCGGaaacgcgcggcgcgagggtgTCCGCGAGGAGGGGCGCTGAGAGGTCAGCACGGGCATCGGCAACCACAACGACAACACGACTCACGGATAAACTTGGGCACCGTGTACGGGAATGCTTCGACGCTGACGAGTTAGTCACTGCTGCCGACGCACCAACTCACATAGCAACGGCCCCGAGCACGGCGGCATGGAGCTCAACCAGCTTGGTCTGGTATTCGGGGTTGACCTGACCAGGGGAGAGCACACGGCGAGGGAGCTTGATCTTGCCAATCTCGCGCGTGAAGCGGTCCTTGAGTACAAGGACCATGGATCTCTGCGAGCAACGCAGGAAGCCGGCAAGCGTGCTGTGAAGTGGGTCAGCACAGCCTTGGGGATAGCTCGACTTTACTCACACCGAGGCCATCTCGCGAACCTCCTGGTTGGGGTCCTTGAGGCAGGTCGAAATCACGTCCAAGCACTTGGCCTTGCAAGGCTCGGACAGGAGAGCCAGGTTGCGGAAGTAGGTCAGACTGAGCACCGGCATGCAGTGCATCTTGGTCCTCCAGGACTGTGAAGTCAGAAAAGGTGGTCCACGCCACACTCACAGTCGAGTTCTGCAGGATGCCAATGAGCTGCTTGACAAGCGGCTCCACGAGGACAAACGCCGGGGTGATCGACGTGATCCAGGCGAGAAGACGTCCCGCGATGCCCTGCATCTCGGTGTTGTCATTCATCTCACGGAGCTCGAAGATGTCGGGCCTAGGATGTCAACATGGAGAACCATGGGTCAACTTACAGGATGGGGATGATGTATGGGAACGCGCTGACGGCGTGCACATCTGACAGCTCGATCGACAGCAGGTGCATGAGCGTGACAgccgtcgtgtcgtgtgGCGACATGATCGCCTTGGGGCCGTGGGGACGGTCCTTGCGCATCTCCTTGAGCGAGTCGACAATGCCCTGCAGGCGCGACATGAACGGCGGATGGAGGATGCCCATGATGTCCTTGgtgtcgtcggggtcggacAAGATGGTGTCGACAAGGGCCGTGGCTGAGGGGTACGACGCGTTCCACTGGGCGTTAGTGTGAGGTAGGTGGTCAAAACTCACGTGAAGCTGGTCGAGGCCGTTGAGAACTGACGCCATGAGAGCGCGCACTTCGGCGTACGGGcagtcgagcgccttgaagTACAGCGCCTCGAAATCGGGAGACCAGGCCGCAAAGCGCCAACGGAGAGAGCGCAGGACGGAGCGCGACAGCTGGACACGGCGGGACAGGTTGAAGGCAGAACCACCTTCAAAGTCGGCACCGAGGGCAGTGTCGAGCATAAAGTCGAGCAGGGGCTTGTAGCGTCTGGGGTCCTGCTCGTGGAGACAGTACTCGACACTAATGTCCCAACACTTGATCGTGTCCTGGCGAATGTTGCGGAACAGGTccgggaggaggggcgcAAACCAGTCCCAGAATGCCTTGCGGTCCTTGCCAGACCACTCCCACGTACCGCGTAAGAGACCAGCGAGGAACTCCCACATTGCGCGGGTGACATGGCGGTCATAGACCTTCTTGGTCTCCATGTCGGCCAGCATCGAGTCAACCAGGGGCCGGATCTGGTCAAGCACAGGGCGGCCAACAACCTGGCAGAGGGCAAGGATGAGGTCGATGTGGTTGGCAGACGGGTAGTTGCGGGTTTCCTCCTGCGACCAGTAGGCGGCCAGCTGCTTCCACCAAGCAGGGTCGTTGATAGACTGGATCACCAGGTCGACAGCAGGCTTGCACGCAGGCTCAAGACTGAAgacgtcctcgtcccagcCGGAGAAGCGGGACACCTCCATAGTGCGGCCCCAGGCGAGCCAACCAGTGTCGACGCGGTCTTGCAGGACCGAAGCGTCGCTCGGGTCCTCCCTGAAGCTGGCGAGGTACTTTTCAGTGAAGCCCGGGCCGACCTCCTTGGTGaggtcgagcgtgcgcgAGAAGGGATCGAGGGGCTCCTGCAAGAAGAGTCGCTCAAGCGACTCCTGGCTAAACGTGCGCACGGTAGCCTGGAACAGCATCCTTGTGAGACCAGCAGAGCCGTAGTCGCGGATTCTGGGGTGGGCGTTGGCCACATTGGTGAGGAAGAACTGGAGCAGACGGGGGTCGGTTGGGCGGTCGCGGCGAGTCATCGCGTAAAGGAAGCGAGCGGCGGCCTGGACATAGCGCCAGTTGAGAGTAGGGtccgcggccttggcgcgaACTCTGTCAATGAGCAAGTCGTACTGCGCGTTCTGTTTGTCGAGACGAGCAATGTCGCCCTGCGCTGTGCGCTCGATGACGCTCTGGCTGGGCTTGTAGTGTTGCAGCAGGGCGATGAGGTCGTCGGCTGCAAAGTCTGTGGCTTCCACGCGGAGATCCAGGCGGAACGTGACAGGCtcgcggagcttggcgaggagctcgtcaaTAGCCTTGTTGACAAGAGTCTGCACAGATGCCTTGGTCTCGTGGTGAGCATTGAGGAGGCACTCAACGAGAGGGACGAGGCCCTGCCAGTCATGCGAGATGCGGCTGATGCCCGTAATGTTGTACCGCAGGACGTACAGGGCACCCTTCATACGGTCCGGGTCGGTGCCGGGCTGAAGCGCGTTGAATAGGAAGGATGGTGTCAACACCCAGGCACCACGGTACGTCTTGGTGATCGAATCGAACTGCGActgagcacggcgacggacGCGGACGAAGGGCGAGAGACAGAACTCGAGCATGCTCATGatgagcttgtcgtcgagggcggaGCGCACGCGGTAGTAGCTGGCCGTCATGAGACGGTTGCTGTGGTGAACctgcgcagcgccgagaaGAACTGAACGGTGCTGCTTGCGCTGCCCGTCGTACATGCGCTTGCTCGCCTGAAGGTTGTCGTATGCCGAGGATGCGGCCTGGTACTTCTTGGAGCGCATGCCGTACGAAATCAACCACGAGCCAATGGTCGTAACAAGCAGCTTGACACTGTCGACAGAGCTGTCCGAGTCGCCAGCGTTGCGCATaatctcggcggcgcggacgagcaTTTCACCTGCACGAGTGCGGAACTGGGACACGCGAATGTAACGCGGGTCCGAGGGGTCCGTAAGGAGGAAGCCAGCCTTGTAAGCGGGCAAGGCCTCCCACATTTCGGCAGGCAGAGACGTCGGAGCCTGTTCGCCTCCCAGCTTGTTGTTGCCGTTCTCCTGGATGAGCGAGTACGTGCCAAGCAAGACTTCGTCGACAACGTTCATCGCGCGACAGAACTCGTTGATCCAAACCTGGTCGCCTGtgcgcgtgtcgagcagctgctcgagggtGCCAacagcctcgtcggccaggccaatgacctcgagcgccatgtcgacgtcggcgtcggtgggtCGCCTCCACTGAGGAAGGGCCTCGCAGGGGCGGTACAGCTTGCCCCACCACAAGGTGTGGTTGAGCTTGAAGTCCTCGCTCTCACGGTCTGGCTTGTTGAGGAGGTGCATTTCCTCGACGTAGAGGGCAGTCAGGCAGCTGAGTGTCTTCTCGACGATCTTGCCGGTCCAGGCCCATCCTCGCTCAGAGTAGGTGCCACGAATCATCGACTTGAGAAGATCGACGTACTCGGCGCGGTGCTTTGGAAGCGAAATGCGGCCGGGGACCAGAAGGCCGTACATGATCGACTGCCACCAGTGAAGGGCGGCGTCAGACGGGCGGGGGAtcgacgtcgtcgtagtacgagtcgacgaggcgcccgaTCGAAGCTCGGCGGTGATGCGCTGGTAGCAGATGGGGAACAGCCTGTCAAACACCTTGGTGGcgttggcagcggcgaggttCTTGACAAGCTCTCCGACGGCGTCCACTGCGTTGGAcctggtggtggtcgtggcgtactcgacgacctgctcgagagCGGCATCAAACAGCTGGTCATCCAGAGCAGCGAAGATGGCACCGCAGGTGTGCAGAACGCTCTGCAAGGTGAGCATCTCGgtcttgccgccggcacggCCAGTCTTGCCACCCTCCTCGGGGAGGTTGGCGAAGAGGAGTAGCACGCGTCCCAAGAACTCTGGAACCCAGTCGCGGAAAGCTCCAGTGGACAACCGCAGGCGCTCTTCAACATCCTGCGGCGAGAGGTCCTCAAACTCTTGCGACACTGGGTCGTTGGGGTCATCTTCCACGCGGGGTCGCTGAATGAGACGGACAGCCCGTGAGCCTGGCTTCACGGCcctggccttggcctcgtcaacGTTGGAGATGTCGGCAACGCGGATATGGTCGACCATGTTGCAGATGGCCATGCACGACAGACCCGTCTTGGTGGGGTCGTTGAGGTCGATACCGGGCAGCAACAAGCTCAGAATGTCGGCA
This window harbors:
- the ATG22_3 gene encoding Autophagy-related protein 22; this translates as MSLMALLAQRTKSPPSFTVATAFDPLASTINASPSLSIPCGVPHDKPDDDRLSCLGLPLSLPYEVESLAEMDDRLELIVTRLTECVKAREWGLGFRMWNSTLNIWMSMGYPMKKEIRIRLIFLFYEIIFIPGMGTSFVEDRANDLIAFLSDRTLSIHDLRIPWRPLYDALYNELFPHPNKLARHSVNLAPVYLNVAEMAQRFFHPSEVDEMLEVILPQFDPSMDSILATQLFLVHFLPISHCQRWLPLIFRLWYGLNSGLWDDQASDLLGQLAIAHVDPARSDPSLIGRIPRGRVNTPEEQAKNPSIRRAERMHRHRILDYEGKVVNDEDGLNYWVDPQLLPPEEETSDPKWAGIRKDVGIFTEQEFEFVMSKCLRSLNVPVGGSVASQHSMSITASDARTSKKILDAKKPIDRTQSLAEVIIYSMAEDSPIQPFGTNGAPTRAATPGPSNLPHSDPVSRLKNGAATAMTRSGSNDSLAAAGERIERSRKYLAGSKALDHLSQLITSCETFFHPSNSGPWSAFLTVFLSHLTNNFVQRWKQEEEPTCKTPAEWRLTPEIKRAFVLCLRPVALTAMFNKDMESAQPAISTLRRLAILEPDLIMPAIMERAVPSLQGLEETQRTASVTFAIAAVAGPLSSRQLWRFGGMYIADILSLLLPGIDLNDPTKTGLSCMAICNMVDHIRVADISNVDEAKARAVKPGSRAVRLIQRPRVEDDPNDPVSQEFEDLSPQDVEERLRLSTGAFRDWVPEFLGRVLLLFANLPEEGGKTGRAGGKTEMLTLQSVLHTCGAIFAALDDQLFDAALEQVVEYATTTTRSNAVDAVGELVKNLAAANATKVFDRLFPICYQRITAELRSGASSTRTTTTSIPRPSDAALHWWQSIMYGLLVPGRISLPKHRAEYVDLLKSMIRGTYSERGWAWTGKIVEKTLSCLTALYVEEMHLLNKPDRESEDFKLNHTLWWGKLYRPCEALPQWRRPTDADVDMALEVIGLADEAVGTLEQLLDTRTGDQVWINEFCRAMNVVDEVLLGTYSLIQENGNNKLGGEQAPTSLPAEMWEALPAYKAGFLLTDPSDPRYIRVSQFRTRAGEMLVRAAEIMRNAGDSDSSVDSVKLLVTTIGSWLISYGMRSKKYQAASSAYDNLQASKRMYDGQRKQHRSVLLGAAQVHHSNRLMTASYYRVRSALDDKLIMSMLEFCLSPFVRVRRRAQSQFDSITKTYRGAWVLTPSFLFNALQPGTDPDRMKGALYVLRYNITGISRISHDWQGLVPLVECLLNAHHETKASVQTLVNKAIDELLAKLREPVTFRLDLRVEATDFAADDLIALLQHYKPSQSVIERTAQGDIARLDKQNAQYDLLIDRVRAKAADPTLNWRYVQAAARFLYAMTRRDRPTDPRLLQFFLTNVANAHPRIRDYGSAGLTRMLFQATVRTFSQESLERLFLQEPLDPFSRTLDLTKEVGPGFTEKYLASFREDPSDASVLQDRVDTGWLAWGRTMEVSRFSGWDEDVFSLEPACKPAVDLVIQSINDPAWWKQLAAYWSQEETRNYPSANHIDLILALCQVVGRPVLDQIRPLVDSMLADMETKKVYDRHVTRAMWEFLAGLLRGTWEWSGKDRKAFWDWFAPLLPDLFRNIRQDTIKCWDISVEYCLHEQDPRRYKPLLDFMLDTALGADFEGGSAFNLSRRVQLSRSVLRSLRWRFAAWSPDFEALYFKALDCPYAEVRALMASVLNGLDQLHWNASYPSATALVDTILSDPDDTKDIMGILHPPFMSRLQGIVDSLKEMRKDRPHGPKAIMSPHDTTAVTLMHLLSIELSDVHAVSAFPYIIPILPDIFELREMNDNTEMQGIAGRLLAWITSITPAFVLVEPLVKQLIGILQNSTSWRTKMHCMPVLSLTYFRNLALLSEPCKAKCLDVISTCLKDPNQEVREMASVTLAGFLRCSQRSMVLVLKDRFTREIGKIKLPRRVLSPGQVNPEYQTKLVELHAAVLGAVAIVEAFPYTVPKFIPPLLADTLAPRVSEPMPISATIRSCIASFKRTHEKYQERMTEDQLAQINYAQAGNSYCELCMNNKNQDRIATGVMKVPERHVLAWYTYAFAAEVFVACALAIFLPITLERMAREIGFEAPELTKPCALEATTEAVCKARILGKWVDTTSFSMYVKSAAVLTQALVIISIGALADSAYWRKKLLLSFATVGSSTGALFLVIPSRPSHWLPLVAAAITIVGNFTYGASIVCANAFLPGLAREDPTVAAAKAALDGVSNGNGEGGVDAPPDTPAGEEDAPLLDDSGAATAKYAALFSATTARLSSTGVAIGFFSGVAMLALLAIPVAAGGGSTRSLSLAVGLSGLWWGVWTVPAGLGLPSGPKERAPRHWLRAAWVHVGSMIRPSEMKTLPNLFTYLLAWVFLSDGFHTTTYTAILYASSTLHMSAAKVIVIGLLVQLFAVVSSILAPRVQARLGLSNLYFLIYVVVGAQVLPLYACAGLVLPFGGLRTEAEMYVAAAWFGFVSCVLFGLPAAVSLGLAPDIASRRHITDHPCAQLYGPFNSYARAVYAELIPPGHESTFFSLFSLTDKSASFIGPFIVGIIADVSGNIRLGFVFLTLMLALPVPVLLRVRMHDGVQQAAAWSVRKAETWAEGDDDDVDTAV
- the ATG22_3 gene encoding Autophagy-related protein 22, yielding MSLMALLAQRTKSPPSFTVATAFDPLASTINASPSLSIPCGVPHDKPDDDRLSCLGLPLSLPYEVESLAEMDDRLELIVTRLTECVKAREWGLGFRMWNSTLNIWMSMGYPMKKEIRIRLIFLFYEIICGYSPPSYANDPVIPGMGTSFVEDRANDLIAFLSDRTLSIHDLRIPWRPLYDALYNELFPHPNKLARHSVNLAPVYLNVAEMAQRFFHPSEVDEMLEVILPQFDPSMDSILATQLFLVHFLPISHCQRWLPLIFRLWYGLNSGLWDDQASDLLGQLAIAHVDPARSDPSLIGRIPRGRVNTPEEQAKNPSIRRAERMHRHRILDYEGKVVNDEDGLNYWVDPQLLPPEEETSDPKWAGIRKDVGIFTEQEFEFVMSKCLRSLNVPVGGSVASQHSMSITASDARTSKKILDAKKPIDRTQSLAEVIIYSMAEDSPIQPFGTNGAPTRAATPGPSNLPHSDPVSRLKNGAATAMTRSGSNDSLAAAGERIERSRKYLAGSKALDHLSQLITSCETFFHPSNSGPWSAFLTVFLSHLTNNFVQRWKQEEEPTCKTPAEWRLTPEIKRAFVLCLRPVALTAMFNKDMESAQPAISTLRRLAILEPDLIMPAIMERAVPSLQGLEETQRTASVTFAIAAVAGPLSSRQLWRFGGMYIADILSLLLPGIDLNDPTKTGLSCMAICNMVDHIRVADISNVDEAKARAVKPGSRAVRLIQRPRVEDDPNDPVSQEFEDLSPQDVEERLRLSTGAFRDWVPEFLGRVLLLFANLPEEGGKTGRAGGKTEMLTLQSVLHTCGAIFAALDDQLFDAALEQVVEYATTTTRSNAVDAVGELVKNLAAANATKVFDRLFPICYQRITAELRSGASSTRTTTTSIPRPSDAALHWWQSIMYGLLVPGRISLPKHRAEYVDLLKSMIRGTYSERGWAWTGKIVEKTLSCLTALYVEEMHLLNKPDRESEDFKLNHTLWWGKLYRPCEALPQWRRPTDADVDMALEVIGLADEAVGTLEQLLDTRTGDQVWINEFCRAMNVVDEVLLGTYSLIQENGNNKLGGEQAPTSLPAEMWEALPAYKAGFLLTDPSDPRYIRVSQFRTRAGEMLVRAAEIMRNAGDSDSSVDSVKLLVTTIGSWLISYGMRSKKYQAASSAYDNLQASKRMYDGQRKQHRSVLLGAAQVHHSNRLMTASYYRVRSALDDKLIMSMLEFCLSPFVRVRRRAQSQFDSITKTYRGAWVLTPSFLFNALQPGTDPDRMKGALYVLRYNITGISRISHDWQGLVPLVECLLNAHHETKASVQTLVNKAIDELLAKLREPVTFRLDLRVEATDFAADDLIALLQHYKPSQSVIERTAQGDIARLDKQNAQYDLLIDRVRAKAADPTLNWRYVQAAARFLYAMTRRDRPTDPRLLQFFLTNVANAHPRIRDYGSAGLTRMLFQATVRTFSQESLERLFLQEPLDPFSRTLDLTKEVGPGFTEKYLASFREDPSDASVLQDRVDTGWLAWGRTMEVSRFSGWDEDVFSLEPACKPAVDLVIQSINDPAWWKQLAAYWSQEETRNYPSANHIDLILALCQVVGRPVLDQIRPLVDSMLADMETKKVYDRHVTRAMWEFLAGLLRGTWEWSGKDRKAFWDWFAPLLPDLFRNIRQDTIKCWDISVEYCLHEQDPRRYKPLLDFMLDTALGADFEGGSAFNLSRRVQLSRSVLRSLRWRFAAWSPDFEALYFKALDCPYAEVRALMASVLNGLDQLHWNASYPSATALVDTILSDPDDTKDIMGILHPPFMSRLQGIVDSLKEMRKDRPHGPKAIMSPHDTTAVTLMHLLSIELSDVHAVSAFPYIIPILPDIFELREMNDNTEMQGIAGRLLAWITSITPAFVLVEPLVKQLIGILQNSTSWRTKMHCMPVLSLTYFRNLALLSEPCKAKCLDVISTCLKDPNQEVREMASVTLAGFLRCSQRSMVLVLKDRFTREIGKIKLPRRVLSPGQVNPEYQTKLVELHAAVLGAVAIVEAFPYTVPKFIPPLLADTLAPRVSEPMPISATIRSCIASFKRTHEKYQERMTEDQLAQINYAQAGNSYCELCMNNKNQDRIATGVMKVPERHVLAWYTYAFAAEVFVACALAIFLPITLERMAREIGFEAPELTKPCALEATTEAVCKARILGKWVDTTSFSMYVKSAAVLTQALVIISIGALADSAYWRKKLLLSFATVGSSTGALFLVIPSRPSHWLPLVAAAITIVGNFTYGASIVCANAFLPGLAREDPTVAAAKAALDGVSNGNGEGGVDAPPDTPAGEEDAPLLDDSGAATAKYAALFSATTARLSSTGVAIGFFSGVAMLALLAIPVAAGGGSTRSLSLAVGLSGLWWGVWTVPAGLGLPSGPKERAPRHWLRAAWVHVGSMIRPSEMKTLPNLFTYLLAWVFLSDGFHTTTYTAILYASSTLHMSAAKVIVIGLLVQLFAVVSSILAPRVQARLGLSNLYFLIYVVVGAQVLPLYACAGLVLPFGGLRTEAEMYVAAAWFGFVSCVLFGLPAAVSLGLAPDIASRRHITDHPCAQLYGPFNSYARAVYAELIPPGHESTFFSLFSLTDKSASFIGPFIVGIIADVSGNIRLGFVFLTLMLALPVPVLLRVRMHDGVQQAAAWSVRKAETWAEGDDDDVDTAV